One stretch of Clavibacter michiganensis DNA includes these proteins:
- a CDS encoding DUF6049 family protein, translating into MHAAPRHDAGPTRTDRALRLIRRSARRTISTLVCVTVAAGTLAAGTVAGPSTPAHAATDGVTLTVTPAAEGILTPGEDLAVTVSVVNATDAAIPAGRIDLDLNRTVLDTRAKVDGWLDTASTDQNTRTGPRIGRTDTPEVPAGGTVDVAITVPSATVALQGSRGGFGPRGLTAELEAGGADAATGRGALVWSPGADPAPTPVAAVMPLTVPPSASDFIDAGALATYTAAGGTLTRQLDAVYGRPVAVGIDPRIIASIRILGADAPASAVAWLQRLREMPNETFALAWADADVAVQAQAGAATLLAPTDATYAVRASRFAAPGSTPAPSSTPSETPTATGSPGASGTRGGSAIAGAATAAPTETPAPTSSPEPSPTPTTPTLAPVPSLADLTAWDYTISGVSWPAAGTITSGDLGVLAASGTTTAILASGDVQSTGSASDAATGRIGDTTVLVTDAPVSALVDQALSAETDEAFGIALAQLSATLAADARAADGHVVVAALERGWAASGGRLGQLLDAIQGLPFSDTAELGAAFATAPVALQVVDHPEDPTRVQRVADAMSLEAQVDAFAKAVERPELITGQQRMLLLATLANRWRDDPDGLVTVQDGYAAQADALLDSVAITTRQNTVISDTTSLLINVSNALDQPVTVRLSIIAGSGRIRVDDSALVTVPAHGSASARPPITSISNGDVVVTARLTTDDGSVQIGDSAPVELFIRAGFEAVVTTVFVAAVALLFGFGLFRSIRKRRRARARQLAGLPEEIDD; encoded by the coding sequence ATGCACGCCGCGCCTCGACACGACGCCGGCCCCACCCGCACGGACAGAGCCCTCCGCCTGATCCGGCGATCCGCCCGACGCACGATCTCCACCCTCGTGTGCGTCACGGTCGCCGCCGGGACGCTCGCCGCCGGGACGGTCGCGGGTCCGTCGACCCCGGCGCACGCGGCCACCGACGGCGTGACGCTCACCGTCACGCCCGCGGCCGAGGGGATCCTCACCCCGGGCGAGGACCTCGCCGTCACCGTCTCCGTGGTCAACGCCACCGACGCCGCGATCCCGGCCGGGCGCATCGACCTCGACCTCAACCGCACCGTCCTCGACACGCGCGCGAAGGTCGACGGCTGGCTCGATACGGCGTCCACCGACCAGAACACGCGCACCGGCCCGCGCATCGGCCGCACCGACACCCCCGAGGTGCCCGCGGGCGGCACGGTCGACGTGGCCATCACCGTGCCGTCGGCGACCGTGGCGCTGCAGGGCAGCCGCGGCGGGTTCGGCCCGCGCGGGCTCACGGCCGAGCTCGAGGCCGGCGGCGCGGACGCCGCGACCGGGCGCGGGGCGCTCGTCTGGAGCCCGGGCGCGGATCCGGCGCCCACGCCCGTCGCCGCCGTCATGCCGCTCACCGTCCCGCCGAGCGCCTCGGACTTCATCGACGCCGGGGCCCTCGCGACCTACACGGCCGCGGGCGGCACGCTCACGCGCCAGCTCGACGCGGTCTACGGCCGGCCCGTCGCGGTGGGCATCGACCCGCGGATCATCGCGTCCATCCGCATCCTCGGCGCCGACGCCCCCGCGTCCGCCGTCGCATGGCTGCAGCGCCTGCGGGAGATGCCGAACGAGACCTTCGCGCTGGCGTGGGCGGACGCCGACGTCGCCGTGCAGGCGCAGGCCGGTGCCGCGACCCTCCTCGCGCCCACCGACGCCACCTACGCCGTGCGGGCGAGCCGGTTCGCCGCCCCGGGATCGACTCCCGCCCCGAGCTCGACGCCCAGCGAGACGCCGACGGCCACCGGATCCCCCGGCGCGAGCGGCACGCGCGGCGGATCCGCCATCGCGGGGGCCGCGACGGCCGCGCCCACCGAGACTCCCGCCCCCACGTCCAGTCCCGAGCCGAGCCCCACTCCCACGACGCCGACGCTCGCGCCGGTGCCGAGCCTCGCCGACCTGACCGCGTGGGACTACACGATCTCCGGCGTCTCCTGGCCGGCCGCGGGCACCATCACGTCCGGCGACCTCGGGGTGCTGGCCGCCAGCGGCACCACGACCGCGATCCTCGCCAGCGGCGACGTGCAGTCCACGGGCTCGGCGTCCGATGCCGCGACCGGGAGGATCGGCGACACGACCGTGCTCGTGACGGACGCCCCCGTCTCCGCCCTCGTCGACCAGGCGCTCTCCGCGGAGACGGACGAGGCGTTCGGGATCGCGCTGGCCCAGCTCTCGGCGACCCTCGCGGCGGATGCGCGGGCGGCCGACGGCCACGTCGTGGTCGCCGCCCTGGAGCGCGGCTGGGCGGCATCCGGCGGGCGCCTCGGACAGCTGCTCGACGCGATCCAGGGCCTCCCCTTCAGCGACACCGCGGAGCTGGGCGCCGCGTTCGCGACCGCCCCCGTCGCCCTCCAGGTCGTGGACCACCCGGAGGACCCGACGCGCGTCCAGCGGGTCGCCGACGCGATGTCGCTCGAGGCCCAGGTGGACGCCTTCGCGAAGGCCGTCGAGCGTCCCGAGCTCATCACCGGCCAGCAGCGGATGCTCCTGCTCGCCACGCTCGCGAACCGCTGGCGCGACGACCCGGATGGGCTCGTGACCGTCCAGGACGGTTACGCCGCCCAGGCCGACGCGCTGCTGGACTCCGTCGCCATCACCACGCGCCAGAACACCGTGATCAGCGACACGACGAGCCTCTTGATCAACGTCAGCAACGCGCTCGACCAGCCCGTCACGGTGCGGCTGTCTATCATCGCGGGCAGCGGGCGGATCCGCGTGGACGACTCCGCGCTCGTGACGGTGCCCGCGCACGGCAGCGCGTCGGCCCGACCGCCCATCACCTCCATCTCGAACGGCGACGTCGTGGTCACCGCGCGGCTCACGACCGACGACGGCTCCGTACAGATCGGGGACAGCGCGCCCGTCGAGCTCTTCATCCGCGCCGGGTTCGAGGCCGTCGTCACGACGGTGTTCGTCGCGGCTGTCGCCCTCCTGTTCGGCTTCGGCCTGTTCCGCAGCATCCGCAAGCGCCGCCGCGCCCGCGCCCGGCAGCTCGCCGGCCTGCCCGAGGAGATCGATGACTGA
- the murJ gene encoding murein biosynthesis integral membrane protein MurJ, which translates to MSAAPAPRGGGIGRASALLASGTFVSRILGFVKAIVLLQTIGATLGSSNAFSNANQLPNNIYVIIAGGVLNAVLVPQVVRAAKHADGGAGYINKLVTIAIVVLGGVTILATVGAPVVSRLYAATLPPDVFALVVAFAYWCLPQILFYGLYAVLGEVLNARGSFGPFTWAPVLNNVVAIAGLLVFQAMFGSGSRPVDDWSLDKIVVLAGSATLGVVAQALILFVFWRRVGLRFRFDFAWRGVGLGTAGRLAGWTFGMLVVTQLAGIAQSNVANIAATSDSPSSTILLNAWLFFMLPHSIFAVSIATAYFTRMSTHAGEGDHDSMRVDLSSAVRLVGLMTVLSTALIAVLAGPVARVMVSGDIGEVRGYGVVLIAFILGLPAFSTLFVLQRAFYALSDTRTPFLIQCAQVVLFIAGALVISQQPVELIGVGLAVLQTVTVTGQAVLAAVLLRRRIGRIDGRRILRSAVRFVVAAVPAALVGVALLTLVSGGAFEGVGVASKGQALLVGIPLAAVMTAAYLAALAAMRSSELQQLAGPVMRRIRRR; encoded by the coding sequence GTGAGCGCCGCGCCCGCTCCGCGCGGAGGCGGCATCGGCCGCGCGTCGGCCCTGCTCGCCTCGGGCACGTTCGTCTCGCGCATCCTCGGCTTCGTCAAGGCCATCGTGCTGCTCCAGACCATCGGCGCGACCCTCGGCAGCTCCAACGCGTTCTCCAACGCGAACCAGCTGCCCAACAACATCTACGTGATCATCGCGGGCGGCGTCCTCAACGCCGTCCTGGTGCCGCAGGTGGTGCGCGCCGCGAAGCACGCGGACGGCGGCGCGGGGTACATCAACAAGCTCGTGACGATCGCGATCGTCGTGCTCGGCGGCGTCACGATCCTCGCCACCGTGGGCGCACCCGTCGTCTCCCGCCTCTACGCCGCCACCCTGCCGCCGGACGTCTTCGCGCTCGTCGTCGCGTTCGCGTACTGGTGCCTCCCGCAGATCCTCTTCTACGGGCTCTACGCCGTGCTCGGCGAGGTGCTGAACGCGCGGGGGTCCTTCGGGCCGTTCACGTGGGCGCCGGTCCTCAACAACGTGGTCGCCATCGCCGGTCTCCTCGTCTTCCAGGCGATGTTCGGCTCGGGCAGCCGCCCTGTCGACGACTGGAGCCTCGACAAGATCGTCGTGCTCGCCGGATCCGCGACCCTCGGCGTCGTCGCCCAGGCGCTCATCCTCTTCGTCTTCTGGCGCCGCGTGGGCCTCCGGTTCCGCTTCGACTTCGCGTGGCGGGGCGTGGGCCTCGGCACCGCCGGCCGTCTCGCCGGCTGGACCTTCGGCATGCTCGTCGTCACGCAGCTGGCGGGCATCGCGCAGTCGAACGTGGCCAACATCGCCGCCACCTCGGACAGCCCGTCGAGCACGATCCTGCTCAACGCGTGGCTCTTCTTCATGCTGCCGCACTCGATCTTCGCGGTCTCCATCGCCACCGCCTACTTCACGCGCATGAGCACGCACGCGGGCGAGGGCGACCACGACAGCATGCGGGTGGACCTCTCCTCCGCCGTGCGGCTCGTCGGCCTCATGACCGTGCTCTCCACCGCGCTCATCGCCGTGCTGGCCGGACCCGTGGCCCGCGTGATGGTCTCGGGTGACATCGGCGAGGTCCGCGGCTACGGCGTGGTCCTCATCGCGTTCATCCTCGGGCTGCCGGCGTTCAGCACCCTGTTCGTGCTGCAGCGCGCCTTCTACGCGCTCTCGGACACGCGCACGCCGTTCCTCATCCAGTGCGCCCAGGTCGTGCTGTTCATCGCCGGCGCGCTCGTCATCTCCCAGCAGCCCGTCGAGCTGATCGGCGTGGGTCTCGCCGTGCTGCAGACCGTCACGGTCACCGGGCAGGCGGTGCTGGCCGCGGTGCTGCTCCGCCGGCGCATCGGCCGGATCGACGGGCGCCGGATCCTCCGCAGCGCCGTCCGCTTCGTCGTCGCCGCCGTGCCGGCCGCGCTCGTCGGCGTCGCGCTGCTCACCCTCGTCTCCGGCGGCGCGTTCGAGGGCGTCGGCGTCGCGTCAAAGGGCCAGGCGCTCCTCGTCGGGATCCCCCTGGCCGCCGTGATGACGGCCGCCTACCTCGCCGCCCTGGCCGCGATGCGGTCCTCCGAGCTGCAGCAGCTCGCCGGTCCCGTGATGCGCCGCATCCGCCGCCGCTGA
- the trxB gene encoding thioredoxin-disulfide reductase, with protein sequence MRQIIIIGSGPAGYTAAIYAARANLTPLLIASSVEAGGELMNTTEVENYPGFTDGIQGPDLMMAMQAQAERFGTEVVLDDVTSVELTGDVKRVTLGNGDVHEALAVIAATGSAYRKLGLPAEDRFSGHGVSWCATCDGFFFRQKTIAVVGGGDSAMEEATFLTRFAEKVYVIHRKDSLRASKIMQERAFENPKIEFIWNAQVVDITGGEKVEGVVLEDTVTGEQRPLALEGLFIAIGNDPRTHLFHQQLELTAEGTIAVDGRSSRTNLPGVFAAGDVIDPTYRQAVTAAASGTVAALDAEHFLASLPDALLDAASDGPDGPAGHGAPAAGSAVDPDGELVGADHQ encoded by the coding sequence GTGCGTCAGATCATCATCATCGGTTCGGGTCCGGCCGGGTACACGGCCGCCATCTACGCCGCGCGCGCCAACCTCACGCCCCTCCTCATCGCGAGCTCGGTCGAGGCCGGCGGCGAGCTCATGAACACCACCGAGGTGGAGAACTACCCGGGCTTCACCGACGGCATCCAGGGCCCCGACCTCATGATGGCGATGCAGGCGCAGGCCGAGCGCTTCGGCACCGAGGTCGTCCTCGACGACGTCACGTCGGTCGAGCTCACGGGCGACGTCAAGCGCGTCACCCTCGGCAACGGCGACGTGCACGAGGCCCTCGCGGTCATCGCCGCCACGGGATCCGCGTACCGCAAGCTCGGCCTCCCCGCGGAGGACCGCTTCAGCGGCCACGGCGTCTCCTGGTGCGCCACGTGCGACGGCTTCTTCTTCCGCCAGAAGACCATCGCGGTCGTCGGCGGCGGCGACAGCGCCATGGAGGAGGCCACCTTCCTCACCCGCTTCGCCGAGAAGGTCTACGTGATCCACCGCAAGGACTCGCTGCGCGCCTCCAAGATCATGCAGGAGCGCGCGTTCGAGAACCCGAAGATCGAGTTCATCTGGAACGCGCAGGTGGTCGACATCACGGGCGGCGAGAAGGTCGAGGGCGTCGTCCTCGAGGACACCGTCACGGGCGAGCAGCGTCCGCTCGCGCTCGAGGGCCTCTTCATCGCCATCGGCAACGACCCGCGCACGCACCTCTTCCACCAGCAGCTGGAGCTCACCGCCGAGGGCACCATCGCCGTCGACGGCCGCTCCTCGCGCACCAACCTGCCGGGCGTGTTCGCCGCCGGCGACGTGATCGACCCCACCTACCGCCAGGCCGTCACCGCCGCGGCATCGGGCACCGTCGCGGCGCTGGATGCGGAGCACTTCCTCGCGTCCCTGCCCGACGCGCTGCTCGACGCCGCCTCCGACGGACCGGACGGCCCCGCGGGCCACGGTGCGCCGGCCGCCGGCAGCGCGGTGGATCCCGACGGCGAGCTCGTCGGCGCCGACCACCAGTAG
- the trxA gene encoding thioredoxin has protein sequence MSHSRDVTDASFQAEVLDAEKTVIVDFWAPWCGPCKAVSPVLDQIAAENPGIELVKIDVDDNPEIAMKYKITSIPAMKVFQKGEVVKTVIGAKPKPALEQEFADFLK, from the coding sequence ATGTCCCACTCCCGCGACGTCACCGACGCCAGCTTCCAGGCCGAGGTCCTCGACGCCGAGAAGACCGTCATCGTGGACTTCTGGGCGCCCTGGTGCGGCCCCTGCAAGGCCGTCTCCCCCGTCCTCGACCAGATCGCCGCCGAGAACCCCGGCATCGAGCTCGTCAAGATCGACGTGGACGACAACCCCGAGATCGCCATGAAGTACAAGATCACCTCGATCCCGGCCATGAAGGTCTTCCAGAAGGGCGAGGTCGTCAAGACCGTCATCGGCGCCAAGCCGAAGCCGGCCCTCGAGCAGGAGTTCGCCGACTTCCTCAAGTAG
- a CDS encoding aminotransferase-like domain-containing protein yields the protein MTPAGSPRDSAGTNLDPWFPHYAERTSGLSASEVRALFAVASRPEVVSLAGGMPFVSALPQELIVTAMEKVMRERGPVALQYGGGQGTPELREDILEIMALEGIRGSVDDIVTTTGSQQALDLVTKLFIDPGDVILAEAPSYVGAIGVFRSYQAVVEHVVMDDDGLVPEALREAIARIRGEGRTIKFLYTVPNFHNPAGVTMSAARRPEILEICRSNDILVLEDNPYGLLWFDRPAPDAMRSLDDEGVIYLGSFSKTLAPGFRVGWALAPHAIREKLILAQESAVLSPSSFSQLIISEYLHASDWKGQIDTFRGVYRERRDATLSALQEHLPSLSWTVPNGGFYVWLKLPEQLDSKQMLPRAVTALVAYTPGTAFYADGRGRDAIRLSFCYPTPERIREGVRRMAGVIDDEMDLLTTFSGTGALASRPTTSVVTPPPDLD from the coding sequence GTGACACCTGCAGGCAGCCCCCGCGATTCCGCGGGCACCAACCTCGACCCCTGGTTCCCCCACTACGCGGAGAGGACCTCCGGCCTCAGCGCCTCCGAGGTCCGCGCCCTCTTCGCCGTGGCCTCGCGCCCCGAGGTCGTCTCGCTCGCCGGCGGCATGCCGTTCGTCTCCGCCCTCCCGCAGGAGCTCATCGTCACGGCGATGGAGAAGGTCATGCGGGAGCGCGGCCCCGTGGCGCTGCAGTACGGCGGCGGCCAGGGCACGCCGGAGCTCCGCGAGGACATCCTCGAGATCATGGCCCTCGAGGGCATCCGCGGCAGCGTCGACGACATCGTCACCACCACGGGTTCGCAGCAGGCGCTCGACCTCGTCACCAAGCTGTTCATCGACCCGGGCGACGTGATCCTCGCCGAGGCCCCCAGCTACGTCGGCGCCATCGGCGTCTTCCGCAGCTACCAGGCGGTCGTCGAGCACGTCGTGATGGACGACGACGGCCTCGTCCCCGAGGCGCTGCGCGAGGCCATCGCGCGGATCCGCGGCGAGGGCCGCACCATCAAGTTCCTCTACACGGTCCCCAACTTCCACAACCCGGCGGGCGTCACGATGTCCGCCGCCCGACGGCCGGAGATCCTCGAGATCTGCCGCTCGAACGACATCCTCGTGCTCGAGGACAACCCCTACGGCCTCCTCTGGTTCGACCGCCCGGCGCCGGACGCCATGCGCAGCCTCGACGACGAGGGCGTCATCTACCTCGGCTCCTTCTCGAAGACGCTCGCCCCCGGATTCCGCGTGGGCTGGGCGCTCGCCCCGCACGCCATCCGGGAGAAGCTGATCCTCGCCCAGGAGTCGGCCGTCCTCTCCCCCAGCTCCTTCAGCCAGCTGATCATCTCCGAGTATCTCCACGCGTCCGACTGGAAGGGCCAGATCGACACCTTCCGCGGCGTGTACCGGGAGCGTCGGGACGCGACGCTCTCCGCGCTGCAGGAGCACCTGCCGAGCCTGTCCTGGACCGTCCCCAACGGCGGCTTCTACGTCTGGCTGAAGCTCCCGGAGCAGCTCGACTCGAAGCAGATGCTCCCCCGAGCCGTGACCGCGCTCGTCGCCTACACGCCCGGCACCGCGTTCTACGCCGACGGCCGCGGCCGCGACGCCATCCGCCTGTCGTTCTGCTATCCGACGCCAGAGCGCATCCGCGAGGGCGTCCGACGCATGGCGGGCGTGATCGACGACGAGATGGACCTGCTCACCACCTTCTCCGGCACGGGCGCGCTCGCCTCACGCCCCACGACGTCGGTCGTCACGCCGCCGCCGGACCTCGACTGA
- a CDS encoding D-alanine--D-alanine ligase family protein: MTAHEPLSVLVLAGGISHERDVSLRSGRRVADGLRGAGVTASLRDPDATLLDFLRDTPPAVVWPVLHGASGEDGALLGLLELAGVPYVGSSARAARLAWDKPTAKAIGESAGIRTPRSVTLPKDTFRELGAAAVLRLVTEAVPAPYAVKPARGGSAQGVTIVRDADALPRAMVDAYTYGDVALIEQLIDGTEVAIGVLDTGDGPTALPATEIVPTSGVYGYEARYNAGLTRFFTPARISPDAASAASEAAVGIHRALGIGQMSRVDIIVDAEGEPWFLEVNVIPGLTETSLLPQGLAAAGIEVGDLYRRLAEAAQAASAAR; encoded by the coding sequence ATGACCGCACACGAGCCCCTCTCCGTCCTCGTCCTCGCGGGCGGGATCTCCCATGAGCGCGACGTGTCGCTCCGCAGCGGGCGCCGCGTCGCGGACGGCCTCCGCGGAGCCGGTGTGACCGCGTCCCTGCGCGATCCCGACGCCACTCTCCTCGACTTCCTGCGCGATACGCCTCCAGCCGTGGTCTGGCCGGTCCTCCACGGCGCGAGCGGCGAGGACGGCGCGCTCCTCGGTCTCCTCGAGCTCGCCGGCGTCCCGTACGTGGGGTCCTCGGCGCGCGCCGCGCGACTCGCGTGGGACAAGCCGACCGCGAAGGCGATCGGGGAGTCGGCCGGGATCCGCACGCCTCGATCCGTCACCCTGCCGAAGGACACGTTCCGTGAACTCGGCGCCGCGGCCGTCCTCCGTCTCGTGACCGAGGCCGTGCCCGCGCCGTACGCCGTGAAGCCGGCACGCGGCGGGTCTGCCCAGGGCGTCACCATCGTGCGCGACGCGGACGCGCTCCCGCGGGCGATGGTGGACGCGTACACCTACGGCGACGTCGCCCTCATCGAGCAGCTGATCGACGGCACCGAGGTCGCCATCGGCGTCCTCGACACCGGCGATGGCCCGACGGCGCTGCCGGCGACGGAGATCGTCCCCACCTCGGGCGTGTACGGCTACGAGGCGCGCTACAACGCGGGACTCACGCGCTTCTTCACCCCGGCGCGCATCTCGCCCGACGCGGCGTCGGCGGCCTCGGAGGCGGCCGTCGGCATCCACCGGGCTCTCGGCATCGGGCAGATGTCGCGCGTCGACATCATCGTCGACGCCGAGGGCGAGCCCTGGTTCCTCGAGGTCAACGTCATCCCCGGCCTGACGGAGACATCCCTGCTCCCCCAGGGGCTCGCAGCGGCAGGCATCGAGGTGGGCGACCTGTACCGACGACTCGCCGAGGCCGCGCAGGCGGCCTCAGCCGCCCGCTGA
- a CDS encoding ParB/RepB/Spo0J family partition protein: MATKRTGLGRGIGALIPTSDERSRPVDVFFPDSVGAGAPSGVQSGSRDEPDAKGEPHLVAVPGARLANLDPADITPNAQQPRTDFRPDELQELVVSIREYGVLQPIVVRPLGAEADGRPRYELVMGERRLRATKELGLDTIPAVIKDTADESMLRDALLENLHRSELNPLEEASAYQQLLSDFAITQDELAQRLGRSRPQITNTIRLLRLPEDVQHRVAAGVLSAGHARAILSSGDEDAMRHLAEKIVNEDLSVRAAEAAAQRGQRTVKPRKNPSSARNAHLEEVGQRIGDHLNTSVRVTMSAQKGQIVIDFATLGDLTRIAQEMGVPDADAN; this comes from the coding sequence ATGGCAACGAAGAGAACCGGCCTAGGGCGTGGAATCGGCGCCCTCATCCCCACCTCTGATGAGCGCAGCCGACCCGTCGATGTGTTCTTCCCGGACAGCGTCGGCGCAGGTGCGCCGAGCGGTGTGCAGAGTGGGTCGCGGGACGAGCCGGACGCAAAGGGCGAGCCGCATCTCGTCGCCGTGCCGGGCGCTCGCCTCGCGAACCTGGACCCCGCGGACATCACACCCAATGCGCAGCAGCCGCGTACGGACTTCCGTCCGGACGAGCTGCAGGAGCTCGTGGTGTCGATCCGGGAGTACGGGGTGCTCCAGCCGATCGTCGTGCGACCGCTGGGCGCCGAGGCGGATGGGCGACCGCGCTACGAACTCGTGATGGGGGAGCGACGCCTCCGAGCGACCAAGGAGCTCGGACTGGACACCATCCCCGCGGTGATCAAGGACACCGCCGATGAGTCCATGCTCCGCGATGCGCTGCTCGAGAACCTGCACCGTTCGGAGCTGAACCCGCTCGAGGAGGCGAGCGCCTATCAGCAGCTCCTCTCCGACTTCGCGATCACGCAGGATGAGCTCGCTCAGCGCCTGGGACGGTCACGGCCGCAGATCACCAACACGATCCGCCTCCTGCGCCTGCCTGAGGACGTGCAGCACCGTGTCGCAGCCGGCGTCCTGTCGGCCGGTCACGCCCGCGCGATCTTGTCCTCCGGCGATGAGGACGCGATGCGTCACCTCGCCGAGAAGATCGTGAACGAAGACCTCTCGGTGCGCGCGGCCGAGGCGGCGGCGCAGCGGGGTCAGCGCACCGTGAAGCCGCGGAAGAACCCCAGCTCGGCGCGGAACGCGCACCTGGAAGAGGTGGGGCAGCGCATCGGGGACCACCTGAACACGAGCGTGCGGGTCACGATGTCCGCGCAGAAGGGGCAGATCGTGATCGATTTCGCGACGCTGGGGGACCTGACTCGGATCGCCCAGGAGATGGGCGTGCCGGACGCCGACGCGAACTGA
- a CDS encoding ParA family protein — protein sequence MDDELSPIARELSETSRRRKALAGIVLPRPVKTRVFTIANQKGGVGKTTSTVNLAAALAKSGSRTLVIDLDPQGNASTALGADRSSDLMSVYDVLVNDSPVEQAVQRSPEFDTLFCVPATIHLAGAEIELVNLPHRERRLRTALDAFLVSESGRDFDYVLIDCPPSLGLLTINAFSAAREVLIPIQCEYYALEGLSQLLSNIELISQHLNPDLTMSTILLTMYDGRTNLAQQVAAEVREHFPQQTLTTLIPRSVRISEAPSYGQSVISYDPNSPGALSYLEAAAEIAHRGAQK from the coding sequence ATGGATGATGAACTGAGTCCCATTGCTCGCGAGCTCTCGGAGACGAGCCGTCGGCGAAAGGCTCTAGCGGGGATCGTCCTGCCACGCCCGGTGAAGACGCGAGTCTTCACCATCGCCAACCAGAAGGGCGGGGTGGGGAAGACGACGTCGACCGTGAACCTCGCCGCAGCGCTGGCGAAGTCCGGATCACGGACATTGGTCATCGATCTCGACCCGCAGGGCAATGCGTCGACGGCGCTGGGTGCCGACCGTTCCAGCGATCTGATGAGCGTCTACGACGTACTCGTCAATGACTCACCCGTCGAGCAGGCGGTGCAGCGGAGCCCCGAATTCGACACCCTCTTCTGCGTGCCCGCCACGATCCACCTCGCCGGCGCGGAGATCGAGCTCGTCAATCTCCCGCATCGTGAACGCCGACTGAGGACCGCTCTGGATGCGTTCCTCGTGTCGGAGAGCGGACGGGACTTCGACTACGTGCTGATCGACTGCCCGCCCTCACTGGGGTTGCTCACCATCAACGCGTTCAGCGCGGCGAGGGAAGTGCTGATCCCGATCCAGTGCGAGTACTACGCGCTCGAGGGGCTCAGTCAGCTGCTCTCCAACATCGAGCTCATCTCTCAGCACCTCAATCCGGATCTGACGATGTCCACGATCCTGCTGACGATGTACGACGGGCGCACGAACCTCGCGCAGCAGGTGGCGGCGGAAGTGCGGGAGCACTTCCCCCAGCAGACGCTCACGACGCTCATCCCGCGCTCGGTCCGCATCAGCGAGGCCCCCAGCTACGGGCAGAGCGTGATCAGCTACGACCCCAACTCACCTGGCGCCCTCTCCTACCTGGAGGCCGCCGCCGAGATCGCACACCGAGGAGCCCAGAAGTAA
- the rsmG gene encoding 16S rRNA (guanine(527)-N(7))-methyltransferase RsmG: MPEQVMIEPEPAVAKAMFGDRIHVAREFASQLGERGEELGLIGPLEPPRLWSRHILNSVLIAPLLRPGLVGDIGTGAGLPGLVLAIARPDVDFVLIEPMERRVTWLEEQVSHLSLENVTVRRARAEDVTQEFTLDQVTARAVSAFAKLIPLTVPLVRKGGELVLMKGANAEREVEAASKAIRKHHLEDVQVLTLGAGLVDEVTRVIRARLA; encoded by the coding sequence ATGCCTGAACAGGTCATGATCGAGCCTGAGCCAGCGGTGGCGAAAGCGATGTTCGGAGATCGCATCCACGTAGCGCGCGAGTTCGCGTCCCAGCTGGGGGAGAGGGGAGAGGAGCTCGGGCTCATCGGTCCTCTGGAGCCCCCTCGTCTGTGGTCGCGCCACATCCTCAATTCCGTACTGATTGCACCGCTGCTTCGTCCCGGCCTGGTCGGAGACATCGGGACGGGCGCAGGTCTACCGGGACTCGTGCTTGCGATCGCTCGACCCGATGTGGATTTCGTCTTGATCGAGCCGATGGAGCGACGCGTCACGTGGCTGGAGGAGCAGGTCTCCCATCTGTCCCTTGAGAACGTCACCGTTCGGCGCGCTCGTGCCGAGGATGTCACGCAGGAGTTCACCCTCGATCAAGTGACGGCTCGGGCAGTGAGCGCGTTCGCGAAGCTCATACCCCTGACCGTGCCGCTCGTGAGGAAGGGCGGTGAGCTGGTCCTGATGAAGGGCGCCAACGCCGAGCGTGAGGTGGAGGCGGCCAGCAAGGCCATCCGGAAGCACCACTTGGAAGACGTTCAGGTGCTCACGCTCGGCGCCGGTCTCGTGGATGAGGTCACCCGAGTCATCAGGGCGCGACTGGCGTGA
- a CDS encoding Jag family protein gives MTDVTNDVEQDGASEPTAGIEVEATSVGVDEGDIAADYIEELLDICDLDGDIDIDQRGGRAYVSVDAADSEDLRLLSNPETVTALQELTRLAVQNKTGVFSRLILDVGGSRDARQVELGQLVDRAIERISAGSASASLPPMSSYERKLVHDIVAERGYTSESEGEGRDRHTVISKA, from the coding sequence ATGACCGACGTGACGAACGACGTCGAGCAGGACGGCGCCTCAGAGCCCACGGCGGGGATCGAGGTCGAGGCCACGTCAGTCGGCGTCGACGAAGGCGACATCGCGGCGGATTACATCGAGGAGCTCCTCGATATCTGCGACCTCGATGGTGACATCGACATCGACCAGCGCGGTGGCCGGGCATACGTGTCGGTCGATGCTGCGGATTCCGAGGACCTGCGTCTCCTGTCCAATCCCGAGACCGTCACCGCGCTCCAGGAGCTCACCCGGCTCGCGGTGCAGAACAAGACAGGTGTGTTCAGCCGCCTGATTCTCGACGTCGGCGGATCCCGGGACGCGCGACAGGTGGAGCTCGGTCAGCTGGTCGACCGGGCCATCGAACGGATCTCCGCGGGATCCGCGAGTGCGTCTCTTCCTCCCATGTCGTCGTACGAGCGGAAGCTCGTGCACGACATCGTCGCCGAACGTGGGTACACGTCGGAGTCTGAAGGTGAGGGACGCGATCGTCACACGGTGATCAGCAAGGCGTGA